The following are encoded in a window of Sphaerisporangium siamense genomic DNA:
- a CDS encoding ferritin-like domain-containing protein translates to MSTHEIYTIPAELSTWDVTMAGSSRFTWEYDEGRDRMLALYQKGKDKQWDSVKRIDWGLEVDPYDVLGLPDQSIAIYDTPLWHKMDENNRREVRRHGASWQFSQFLHGEQGAMICSARIVESVPDLDSKFYAATQTMDEARHAETYARFLQEKVGIAYPINKHLKALLDDTLSDARWDMPYLGMQVLIEGLALAAFGVMRDITTKPLPKQILAYVMQDEARHVAFGRMALRDYYKQLSDAELREREDFVIEGCYLMRDRLRGVEQWENLGLSPQEVKDAMKAVDESQYLQLFRSLLFSRIVPCVKDIGLWSERLRKAYADMGVLDMAGQNLDALMRQDEEIADRIDAERFAAEEAERAAEVAATVELGASG, encoded by the coding sequence GTGTCGACGCACGAGATCTACACCATCCCTGCGGAGCTTTCGACCTGGGATGTGACGATGGCCGGTTCTTCCCGTTTCACCTGGGAATACGATGAAGGCCGCGATCGGATGCTGGCCCTGTACCAGAAGGGCAAGGACAAGCAGTGGGACTCGGTCAAGCGCATCGACTGGGGCCTTGAGGTCGACCCCTACGACGTGCTGGGACTCCCCGACCAGTCGATCGCCATCTATGACACCCCGTTGTGGCACAAGATGGACGAGAACAACCGCAGGGAGGTCAGGCGGCACGGCGCGTCGTGGCAGTTCTCCCAGTTCCTGCACGGCGAGCAGGGCGCGATGATCTGCTCCGCCCGCATCGTGGAGTCGGTGCCCGACCTGGACTCCAAGTTCTACGCCGCCACCCAGACCATGGACGAGGCCCGGCACGCCGAGACCTACGCCCGCTTCCTGCAGGAGAAGGTCGGCATCGCCTACCCGATCAACAAGCACCTCAAGGCGCTGCTGGACGACACGCTGAGCGACGCGCGCTGGGACATGCCCTACCTCGGCATGCAGGTGCTGATCGAGGGCCTGGCCCTGGCCGCGTTCGGCGTGATGCGCGACATCACCACCAAGCCGCTGCCCAAGCAGATCCTCGCCTACGTCATGCAGGACGAGGCCCGGCACGTCGCCTTCGGCCGCATGGCCCTGCGCGACTACTACAAGCAGCTCTCCGACGCCGAGCTGCGCGAGCGCGAGGACTTCGTCATCGAGGGCTGCTACCTCATGCGCGACCGGCTGCGCGGCGTCGAGCAGTGGGAGAACCTGGGCCTGTCGCCGCAGGAGGTCAAGGACGCGATGAAGGCCGTGGACGAGTCGCAGTACCTCCAGCTGTTCCGTTCCCTGCTGTTCAGCCGCATCGTGCCCTGCGTCAAGGACATCGGCCTGTGGAGCGAGCGGCTGCGGAAGGCGTATGCCGACATGGGCGTGCTGGACATGGCGGGCCAGAACCTGGACGCGCTGATGCGGCAGGACGAGGAGATCGCCGACCGGATCGACGCCGAGCGGTTCGCCGCCGAGGAGGCCGAGCGGGCGGCCGAGGTCGCCGCCACGGTCGAGCTCGGCGCCTCCGGCTGA
- a CDS encoding glutathione peroxidase, whose translation MSLRDIPVRTLDGAPTTLGRLAGDKVVLLVNVASKCGLTPQYTGLVELQGRYGPRGFTVVGVPCNQFAGQEPGTAEEIQEFCAVTYGVDFPLLEKTDVNGEDRHPLYTALVELPDAEGAAGDVQWNFEKFLIGRDGEAVARFRPRTEPGDPAVTGAVEKALG comes from the coding sequence ATGAGTCTTCGGGATATTCCGGTGCGCACGCTGGACGGCGCGCCGACGACGCTCGGCCGGCTGGCCGGCGACAAGGTCGTCCTGCTGGTCAACGTGGCGTCCAAGTGCGGTCTGACCCCCCAGTACACCGGGCTGGTCGAGCTCCAGGGACGCTACGGGCCGCGTGGGTTCACGGTCGTCGGCGTGCCGTGCAACCAGTTCGCGGGCCAGGAGCCCGGGACGGCCGAGGAGATCCAGGAGTTCTGCGCCGTCACCTACGGCGTGGACTTCCCGCTGCTGGAGAAGACCGACGTCAACGGCGAGGACCGTCACCCGCTGTACACCGCGCTGGTGGAGCTGCCCGACGCCGAGGGCGCCGCGGGCGACGTCCAGTGGAACTTCGAGAAGTTCCTGATCGGCAGGGACGGCGAGGCGGTCGCCCGCTTCCGCCCGCGCACCGAGCCGGGGGACCCGGCGGTGACCGGGGCCGTGGAGAAGGCGCTCGGCTAG
- a CDS encoding DUF202 domain-containing protein, with protein MSAVPGEGGQEDRPGLYVVRTLLAWMRTAMALAAGGLAAAGAAARHSGDGAGALPFVITALCGAILLVRSGVRYWRAERALQEGAPQDVHVDVIIAWLGTLGLAAGTAVFVIITV; from the coding sequence GTGAGCGCGGTGCCCGGCGAGGGCGGCCAGGAGGACCGTCCCGGCCTGTACGTCGTGCGCACGCTGCTGGCATGGATGCGCACGGCCATGGCGCTCGCGGCGGGCGGGCTCGCCGCGGCGGGCGCCGCGGCACGGCACTCCGGCGACGGCGCCGGGGCGCTCCCGTTCGTGATCACCGCGCTATGCGGGGCGATCCTGCTCGTGCGCAGCGGCGTGCGCTACTGGCGCGCCGAGCGGGCGCTCCAGGAGGGCGCCCCTCAGGACGTCCATGTGGACGTGATCATCGCCTGGCTGGGCACGCTCGGCCTGGCCGCGGGGACGGCCGTCTTCGTGATCATCACGGTCTGA
- a CDS encoding site-specific integrase, whose protein sequence is MVDPLTGEKVRPGETFDTHEEAVAWRLQQNARLQSIVPASRITLREVYTRRLDRAGLKQTTKADMQRALRRMPDKLLDTEIRRITPEMIVEWVTTDLVKRDYKANTMLTTSAYLSGVFTWARDNNIETIGNPVKACGASRLIRLYAPDDEDDYDEWFTHQFGRGPVWTPEQVRHFVLNEDAYPYRALAAFVALQATRRGETIGLRWSRFNQKERIIRVADNITWTNEVVFENTPKGGKRRWVVLDDMVLDLLLQHREMQEAEKAQYSEWDDNGWIFTRRKHHKSTDWKPGIHMMPTTITSRVGYGSKKHGFPVIGPHGLRRTWATIAEDIGVPRKVRRDILGHSGDSMTERYTRSNAEEIRQGLAMVRAVIFPDWSPDHPEKSAL, encoded by the coding sequence ATGGTTGACCCGCTGACAGGCGAAAAGGTTAGGCCGGGTGAGACCTTCGACACACACGAGGAGGCCGTCGCCTGGAGGCTCCAGCAGAACGCCCGTTTGCAGTCCATCGTCCCCGCCTCCCGCATCACCCTGCGGGAGGTCTATACCCGCCGACTCGACCGGGCCGGCCTGAAGCAGACCACCAAGGCCGACATGCAGCGGGCCCTACGGCGGATGCCCGACAAGCTCCTCGACACCGAAATCCGCCGCATCACCCCCGAGATGATCGTCGAGTGGGTCACCACAGACCTGGTCAAACGCGACTACAAGGCCAACACGATGCTGACCACATCGGCCTACCTGTCCGGAGTCTTCACCTGGGCCCGGGACAACAACATCGAGACCATCGGCAACCCGGTCAAGGCGTGCGGTGCCAGCCGCTTGATCCGGCTGTACGCCCCCGACGACGAGGACGACTACGACGAGTGGTTTACCCACCAGTTCGGCCGCGGGCCTGTGTGGACCCCCGAACAGGTCCGCCACTTCGTCCTCAACGAGGACGCCTACCCGTATCGAGCCCTGGCCGCATTCGTCGCTCTCCAGGCCACCCGACGCGGAGAAACGATCGGCCTGCGCTGGTCCAGGTTCAATCAGAAGGAACGGATAATCCGGGTGGCGGACAACATCACCTGGACCAACGAAGTGGTGTTCGAGAACACCCCCAAGGGCGGCAAGCGCCGCTGGGTCGTCCTGGACGATATGGTCCTCGATCTACTTCTCCAGCATCGAGAGATGCAGGAAGCGGAGAAGGCCCAGTACTCCGAATGGGACGACAACGGGTGGATATTCACCCGGCGCAAGCACCACAAAAGCACCGACTGGAAGCCCGGCATCCACATGATGCCAACCACCATCACCAGCCGCGTCGGCTACGGAAGTAAGAAACACGGCTTCCCCGTCATCGGCCCGCACGGGCTGCGCCGCACCTGGGCCACCATCGCCGAAGACATCGGAGTTCCCCGCAAGGTTCGCCGCGACATCCTGGGCCACTCCGGGGACTCGATGACCGAGCGCTACACCCGCAGCAACGCCGAGGAGATCCGCCAGGGCCTCGCCATGGTGCGCGCGGTGATCTTCCCAGACTGGAGCCCGGACCATCCCGAAAAGTCCGCTCTATAG
- a CDS encoding TetR/AcrR family transcriptional regulator — MPEPLTRARIVAAAIDLIEREGADAISMRRIAADLGAGVMSLYNHVPNKAALLDAVAESVYSRIEFTDDPSAEWTERVRAQARAFRQIAHHYPRSTMVVISRQLRSPAGILPVEHALVTLREAGFGGEDAVRLLRTFIAYIIGSLLREVGVTPTFAPAQGQDKTPVADPALFPEVGRLAPLLGSCDHEDSFEFGLDMLIRAAADRLQEVRAAARDAETGDGSAGEDARGGGENAGAAFKGSARG, encoded by the coding sequence ATGCCCGAACCCCTCACCCGAGCCCGCATCGTCGCCGCGGCCATCGACCTCATCGAGCGGGAGGGCGCCGACGCGATCTCGATGCGGCGCATCGCGGCCGATCTCGGGGCGGGCGTCATGTCCCTCTACAACCACGTGCCCAACAAGGCCGCGCTGCTCGACGCCGTGGCCGAGAGCGTGTACTCGCGGATCGAGTTCACCGACGACCCCTCGGCCGAGTGGACCGAACGCGTCCGCGCCCAGGCCAGGGCGTTCCGCCAGATCGCGCACCACTACCCGCGCTCCACCATGGTCGTGATCAGCCGCCAGCTCAGGTCGCCGGCGGGCATCCTGCCGGTGGAGCACGCCCTGGTCACGCTGCGCGAGGCCGGCTTCGGCGGCGAGGACGCCGTGCGGCTGCTGCGCACGTTCATCGCCTACATCATCGGCTCGCTGCTGCGCGAGGTCGGCGTCACGCCCACCTTCGCTCCCGCGCAGGGCCAGGACAAGACCCCCGTGGCCGACCCCGCGCTGTTCCCCGAGGTCGGCAGGCTGGCGCCGCTGCTCGGCTCCTGCGACCACGAGGATTCGTTCGAGTTCGGGCTCGACATGCTCATCCGGGCCGCCGCCGACCGCCTGCAGGAGGTGAGGGCGGCCGCCCGGGACGCGGAGACGGGGGACGGCTCCGCCGGGGAGGACGCCCGGGGCGGCGGTGAGAACGCCGGGGCCGCGTTCAAGGGAAGCGCCCGGGGGTGA
- a CDS encoding LacI family DNA-binding transcriptional regulator, translating to MSGQRRTTIKDVAEAAEVGVATVSRVLSGGSASPATREKVLAAAARLDYRPSALGRNLRRRRTGGIGLLVPDITDTFYARLADGVLTCAQAAGEPVMIGATGDDPEREAELIGSLIEESVERVIAVPSGDGEMWGPAFRAGLSVVFAERPVRGREDVPAVVADDRSGMRTAVEYLAGLGHRRVAFLARHGQEQRVRGFGEAMAALGLPVEEELIVRARATRDSAYAAAAGLLQHRTGLTAVLAGGNMLGEAAVLAARELDLRVPRDVSLIMFDDVPWAELCSPPLTVISQPAQDMGYRAAELVLREGRRTRGVTLPTELIVRGSCAARR from the coding sequence ATGAGCGGGCAGCGTCGGACGACGATCAAGGACGTGGCCGAGGCGGCGGAGGTCGGCGTCGCGACCGTGTCGCGGGTGCTGTCGGGAGGGTCGGCGAGCCCGGCGACGCGCGAGAAGGTCCTGGCCGCCGCGGCGCGGCTGGACTACCGCCCGAGCGCGCTCGGCCGCAACCTCCGCCGCAGGCGGACCGGCGGCATCGGCCTGCTCGTGCCGGACATCACCGACACCTTCTACGCCCGGCTGGCCGACGGCGTGCTCACCTGCGCGCAGGCGGCGGGTGAGCCGGTGATGATCGGGGCCACCGGCGACGACCCCGAACGGGAGGCCGAACTGATCGGCTCGCTCATCGAGGAGAGCGTGGAGCGCGTGATCGCCGTGCCCTCGGGCGACGGCGAGATGTGGGGCCCGGCCTTCCGCGCCGGGCTGAGCGTCGTGTTCGCCGAGCGGCCGGTGCGGGGGCGCGAGGACGTCCCCGCCGTCGTGGCCGACGACCGCTCCGGCATGCGCACGGCGGTCGAGTACCTGGCCGGGCTCGGCCACCGCCGCGTCGCCTTCCTCGCGCGGCACGGCCAGGAGCAGCGGGTGCGCGGCTTCGGCGAGGCGATGGCCGCGCTGGGGCTGCCGGTCGAGGAGGAGCTGATCGTGCGGGCGCGCGCGACCCGCGACTCGGCGTACGCGGCGGCGGCCGGGCTCCTGCAGCACCGCACCGGCCTGACGGCGGTGCTGGCGGGCGGCAACATGCTCGGCGAGGCCGCCGTCCTCGCGGCGCGCGAGCTCGACCTGCGCGTGCCGCGCGACGTCTCACTGATCATGTTCGACGACGTGCCGTGGGCGGAGCTGTGCTCGCCTCCGCTCACGGTGATCTCGCAGCCGGCCCAGGACATGGGCTACCGCGCGGCCGAGCTGGTGCTGCGCGAGGGCCGCCGTACGCGGGGCGTGACGCTGCCCACCGAGCTGATCGTCAGGGGCAGCTGCGCGGCGCGGCGCTAG
- a CDS encoding YidH family protein: MDVEGKEPDPRFTLANERTFLAWLSTSLALSAGGLAMAVVPKDVFVPWVRVGLAVVLVVLAALAAALAYPRWRDVQRALRRDAPLPGFTLAPVFGYGVAAVAVLALVLILVAG; encoded by the coding sequence ATGGACGTGGAAGGAAAGGAGCCGGACCCCAGGTTCACGCTCGCCAACGAGCGTACGTTCCTGGCCTGGCTCAGCACCTCGCTCGCGCTCAGCGCCGGCGGCCTGGCCATGGCGGTCGTCCCCAAGGACGTCTTCGTGCCCTGGGTGCGGGTCGGGCTCGCGGTCGTGCTGGTGGTGCTGGCCGCGCTGGCGGCGGCCCTGGCCTATCCGCGCTGGCGTGACGTGCAGCGCGCGCTGCGGCGTGACGCGCCGCTGCCCGGCTTCACGCTGGCCCCCGTGTTCGGGTACGGGGTCGCGGCGGTGGCCGTGCTGGCGCTCGTGCTCATCCTCGTCGCCGGGTGA
- a CDS encoding aggregation-promoting factor C-terminal-like domain-containing protein, producing the protein MDSKRAIHGAVAALIAATAVNAAVAGAAQATAGADGPASTVTETAQAARTPEGVPAAESGPATARPTEAAQPVEAAQPAEAVQATVPGTEYEAAHQAYAAYAAQLDKAARETAAVPAESPATGAAQTGAEPPARPMWTRAGAVRLPVTTPARIPAKAAGKAAGPGAKAAPKTVKAAKAARAGRAAAPGRSARAVRAAKAAKATGPAAKVTTRTAPAKVRTRTATRTATRTTARTTAKAPAVRSATKTAAQAPATAATAAQPRPAAKASAAAGVTTAKAPATAAWQAPYRVHRRVWTTRARPAVKVWAPRTPKGRNKAIAYRMVTRRAWPVTQFHCLDSLWTRESNWNHRAQNPSSGAYGIPQALPGNKMVGVGHDWRVNPATQIRWGLKYIRGRYGSPCGAWGHFRSHNWY; encoded by the coding sequence TTGGACAGTAAACGCGCTATTCATGGCGCCGTCGCCGCGCTCATCGCCGCGACCGCCGTCAACGCGGCGGTGGCGGGCGCGGCCCAGGCCACCGCCGGAGCCGACGGCCCGGCGAGCACCGTCACGGAGACGGCTCAGGCGGCCCGGACCCCCGAAGGGGTTCCCGCCGCCGAATCCGGGCCCGCGACCGCCCGGCCCACCGAGGCCGCCCAGCCGGTCGAAGCGGCTCAGCCCGCCGAGGCCGTCCAGGCCACGGTCCCCGGGACGGAGTACGAGGCGGCCCATCAGGCCTACGCCGCGTACGCCGCGCAGCTGGACAAGGCCGCGCGGGAGACGGCGGCCGTCCCGGCGGAGAGCCCGGCGACGGGCGCGGCGCAGACGGGCGCCGAACCACCGGCCCGCCCGATGTGGACCCGCGCGGGCGCGGTGCGGCTGCCGGTGACCACGCCGGCGAGGATCCCGGCGAAGGCGGCGGGAAAGGCCGCGGGTCCCGGCGCGAAGGCCGCCCCGAAGACCGTCAAGGCGGCCAAGGCCGCCAGGGCGGGCCGGGCGGCGGCACCAGGCAGGTCCGCCAGAGCCGTCAGAGCCGCCAAAGCGGCCAAGGCGACGGGGCCCGCGGCCAAGGTCACCACCAGGACCGCCCCGGCCAAGGTCAGGACCAGGACCGCCACCAGGACCGCCACCAGGACCACCGCCAGAACCACCGCCAAGGCGCCCGCGGTCCGGAGCGCCACCAAGACCGCCGCCCAGGCGCCCGCGACGGCCGCGACCGCAGCCCAGCCGCGCCCGGCGGCCAAGGCGTCCGCCGCGGCCGGGGTCACCACCGCCAAGGCGCCCGCGACGGCCGCGTGGCAGGCGCCCTACCGGGTGCATCGCCGCGTGTGGACGACCAGGGCGCGCCCGGCCGTGAAGGTGTGGGCGCCGCGGACGCCCAAGGGCAGGAACAAGGCGATCGCCTACCGCATGGTCACCCGGCGGGCCTGGCCGGTGACGCAGTTCCACTGCCTGGACAGCCTGTGGACCAGGGAGAGCAACTGGAACCACCGGGCGCAGAACCCCTCGTCCGGCGCCTACGGGATCCCGCAGGCGCTGCCGGGGAACAAAATGGTCGGCGTGGGGCACGACTGGCGTGTCAACCCGGCGACCCAGATTCGGTGGGGTCTGAAGTACATCCGGGGGCGCTACGGCTCCCCCTGCGGCGCGTGGGGCCACTTCCGGTCGCACAACTGGTACTGA
- a CDS encoding Na+/H+ antiporter: protein MDLTTVLQLVLLPAGAVAVAGFARWRGWSVPLLLVSAGLVVGLIAAQVPGAPEYELDPELVLFGFLPPLLYSAALDSSYLRLREVRRPVVLLSVGLVLFSAAVIGLLTHLLVPGLPLAAAFALGAIVAPPDAVAAVAVARKLGLPRKVITILVGESLFNDATALTAFRVAAGAAGGAGLVAGGVGFTLVTAAGQLLYAAGVGLAIGLVLALAFGRLMNFVRDPLITNAISLLIPFGSYLAAEAVHASGVLSVVVVGVYLGHRMNRTTYGTRVVSYSVWKVVDFLLENVVFLLIGLQLPLILRGLAGQDPVRVAGYAVAVFAAVIVARVIWVFAGTYLPRVLSRKIREREPRPPVSNIMVIGWAGMRGVVSLAAAFTLPADFPGRDLILFLTFIVVIGTLLVQGLSFPWLIRRLGVSSEGEAFRDNLSEAAAQQAAAGAALARLDELTREGVQETHADVVHRLRTHAERRAMGAWERLGGGTGPEGEETPSALYRRLRRAMLEAERSVLVRLRDERRIDDEVLRRVTRELDYEEATLARE from the coding sequence ATGGATCTCACGACGGTGTTGCAGCTCGTGCTGCTGCCCGCCGGCGCGGTGGCGGTGGCCGGATTCGCTCGGTGGCGAGGCTGGTCGGTCCCGTTGCTGCTCGTCTCCGCCGGCCTGGTGGTCGGCCTGATCGCGGCACAGGTGCCCGGCGCCCCCGAGTACGAGCTGGACCCCGAGCTCGTGCTGTTCGGCTTCCTGCCGCCCCTGCTCTACTCGGCCGCCCTGGACAGCTCCTACCTGAGGCTGCGCGAGGTGCGCCGCCCGGTGGTGCTGCTGTCGGTCGGGCTCGTGCTGTTCAGCGCCGCCGTCATCGGCCTGCTGACCCACCTGTTGGTGCCCGGCCTGCCGCTGGCCGCGGCCTTCGCCCTGGGCGCGATCGTGGCGCCGCCCGACGCGGTGGCCGCCGTCGCGGTGGCGCGCAAGCTGGGCCTCCCTCGCAAGGTCATCACGATCCTGGTGGGGGAGAGCCTGTTCAACGACGCCACCGCGCTGACGGCCTTCCGGGTCGCGGCGGGGGCGGCGGGCGGGGCCGGTCTGGTCGCGGGCGGGGTGGGCTTCACGCTGGTGACCGCTGCGGGCCAGCTCCTGTACGCGGCGGGGGTGGGGCTGGCCATCGGCCTGGTGCTGGCGCTCGCCTTCGGCCGGCTGATGAACTTCGTCCGCGACCCGCTGATCACGAACGCGATCTCACTGCTGATCCCGTTCGGGTCGTATCTCGCGGCGGAGGCGGTGCACGCGTCCGGGGTGCTGTCGGTCGTGGTGGTGGGCGTCTACCTGGGCCATCGCATGAACCGTACGACGTACGGCACCCGGGTGGTGTCGTACTCGGTGTGGAAGGTGGTCGACTTCCTGCTGGAGAACGTCGTCTTCCTGCTCATCGGCCTCCAGCTTCCCCTGATCCTGCGCGGCCTCGCCGGGCAGGATCCCGTGCGCGTGGCGGGCTACGCGGTGGCGGTGTTCGCCGCGGTGATCGTGGCCCGCGTGATCTGGGTGTTCGCCGGCACCTACCTGCCCCGCGTGCTGTCCCGCAAGATCCGCGAGCGGGAGCCGCGGCCGCCCGTCTCGAACATCATGGTGATCGGCTGGGCGGGCATGCGCGGGGTGGTGTCCCTGGCGGCGGCGTTCACGCTCCCGGCCGACTTCCCCGGCCGGGACCTGATCCTGTTCCTGACCTTCATCGTCGTCATCGGCACGCTGCTGGTGCAGGGCCTGTCGTTCCCGTGGCTGATCAGGAGGCTCGGCGTCTCCAGCGAGGGGGAGGCCTTCCGTGACAACCTTTCGGAGGCGGCGGCGCAGCAGGCGGCGGCCGGGGCGGCGCTGGCCCGGCTGGACGAGCTGACCAGGGAGGGCGTGCAGGAGACGCACGCCGACGTGGTGCACCGTCTGCGCACACACGCCGAGCGCCGCGCGATGGGCGCCTGGGAGCGGCTCGGCGGCGGTACGGGCCCGGAGGGGGAGGAGACCCCCAGCGCGCTGTACCGCAGGCTGCGGCGGGCCATGCTGGAGGCCGAGCGCTCGGTGCTGGTGCGCCTGCGCGACGAGCGGCGCATCGACGACGAGGTGCTGCGCCGGGTCACCCGGGAGCTGGACTACGAGGAGGCGACGCTGGCCCGCGAATAG
- a CDS encoding CHAP domain-containing protein, which translates to MRATSSAGPTTRSASPKPPTAASRVSALLKAAGGEIGTSGVPNEYTRWYARLKGSVFLTAPWCAIFVAWAAQEAGVRATVGTYAYTPTWAAWFAAKGRWGIKPRRGAIVFYDWAGGKSRAGIDHAGIVEKVYSDGSISSIEGNSSGRVQRVHRSSSIVGFGYWA; encoded by the coding sequence GTGCGGGCAACTTCTTCTGCTGGACCGACTACTCGCTCCGCGAGTCCTAAGCCGCCCACAGCGGCCAGCAGGGTCAGCGCCCTGCTGAAGGCCGCCGGAGGCGAGATCGGGACCTCAGGCGTCCCCAACGAGTACACACGCTGGTACGCCCGGCTGAAGGGCAGCGTCTTCCTCACCGCGCCCTGGTGCGCCATCTTCGTGGCCTGGGCCGCCCAGGAGGCCGGCGTGCGGGCCACGGTAGGCACCTACGCCTACACGCCCACCTGGGCCGCCTGGTTCGCCGCCAAGGGCCGCTGGGGCATCAAGCCCCGGCGCGGGGCGATCGTGTTCTACGACTGGGCCGGCGGCAAGAGCCGGGCCGGCATCGACCACGCGGGAATCGTCGAGAAGGTCTACAGCGACGGCTCGATCTCCTCGATCGAGGGCAACTCCTCCGGTCGCGTTCAGCGGGTCCACCGCTCCAGCAGCATCGTGGGCTTCGGCTACTGGGCTTGA
- a CDS encoding Gfo/Idh/MocA family protein gives MAREALEGEDLRIGVAGFGLRGPVAVEAHRPGRGSRVVTVCDTGEAGREAARRALGPRVRLTGDFADLLHPDIDAVMILTPDHTHAALAVRSLEAGKATFVEKPLAVTLDDCDRVLRTAYERRARLYVGHNMRHMPVVRVMRRLITEGAIGEVKAVWCRHFVGDGGDYYFKDWHADRRNTGGLLVQKGAHDIDVIHWLAGSRTARVTGMGGLTVYGGITDRAPGLPEDWYDRARNWPPLAQKGLNPVVDVEDLSMMHMLLENGVYAGYQQCHYTPDYWRNYTVIGTEGRLENFGDLGAGAVVRVWNAGRRAYDPEGDLTVPVVTGESGHGGADAELVDEFVRFAREGGATDTSPVAARDSVAAGLRATESLRDGSVPLDVPPLAGDLAEYFANGQF, from the coding sequence ATGGCCCGGGAAGCGTTGGAAGGCGAGGACCTGCGGATCGGCGTCGCGGGGTTCGGCCTGCGCGGGCCGGTGGCCGTCGAGGCGCACCGGCCCGGCCGCGGCAGCCGGGTCGTGACCGTCTGCGACACCGGCGAGGCCGGCCGGGAGGCCGCGCGGCGCGCGCTCGGCCCGCGGGTCCGGCTCACCGGCGACTTCGCCGACCTGCTCCACCCCGACATCGACGCGGTCATGATCCTCACCCCCGACCACACGCACGCCGCGCTCGCCGTGCGGTCGCTGGAGGCGGGCAAGGCGACCTTCGTCGAGAAGCCGCTCGCCGTCACCCTGGACGACTGCGACCGCGTGCTGCGCACCGCCTACGAGCGGCGGGCCCGGCTGTACGTGGGCCACAACATGCGGCACATGCCGGTCGTGCGCGTGATGCGACGGCTCATCACCGAGGGCGCGATCGGCGAGGTGAAGGCCGTCTGGTGCCGCCACTTCGTCGGGGACGGCGGCGACTACTACTTCAAGGACTGGCACGCCGACCGGCGCAACACCGGGGGCCTGCTGGTGCAGAAGGGCGCCCACGACATCGACGTGATCCACTGGCTGGCCGGGTCCCGTACGGCGCGGGTGACCGGCATGGGCGGCCTCACCGTCTACGGCGGGATCACCGACCGCGCCCCGGGCCTGCCGGAGGACTGGTACGACCGGGCGCGCAACTGGCCCCCGCTCGCGCAGAAGGGCCTGAACCCGGTGGTGGACGTCGAGGACCTGTCGATGATGCACATGCTCCTGGAGAACGGCGTCTACGCCGGCTACCAGCAGTGCCACTACACCCCCGACTACTGGCGCAACTACACCGTCATCGGCACCGAGGGCAGGCTGGAGAACTTCGGCGACCTCGGGGCGGGCGCGGTCGTGCGCGTGTGGAACGCGGGCCGCCGCGCCTACGATCCCGAGGGCGACCTGACCGTGCCGGTCGTCACGGGGGAGAGCGGCCACGGCGGGGCCGACGCGGAACTGGTCGACGAGTTCGTCCGGTTCGCACGGGAGGGCGGCGCGACGGACACCTCGCCGGTGGCGGCGAGGGACAGCGTCGCCGCCGGGCTGCGCGCGACCGAGTCCCTGCGCGACGGCTCGGTGCCGCTGGACGTGCCGCCCCTGGCCGGTGATCTGGCGGAGTATTTCGCGAACGGCCAGTTCTGA
- a CDS encoding phage terminase small subunit, which produces MAGRGPAPKENAVRRNVVDLSHLEGDEDVPDRLKKLFKRDGYSVATQRWWDTWVESDQAESFKTTDWQRLQMLAPLVEAYYRRPGHNALAEIRQNESLLGATVTDRMRLRMNRKDQDKQGPERPDSLPENVADFELYRSLGGA; this is translated from the coding sequence GTGGCAGGCCGCGGACCGGCCCCCAAGGAGAACGCCGTCCGGCGCAACGTCGTGGACCTCTCCCACCTGGAGGGCGACGAGGACGTTCCCGACCGGCTCAAGAAGCTGTTCAAGCGCGACGGCTACTCGGTGGCCACCCAGCGCTGGTGGGACACCTGGGTCGAGTCCGACCAGGCCGAGTCGTTCAAGACGACCGACTGGCAGCGACTCCAGATGCTCGCGCCTCTGGTGGAGGCGTACTACCGGCGGCCGGGCCACAACGCCCTGGCCGAGATCCGGCAGAACGAATCGCTGCTCGGCGCGACGGTCACCGACCGGATGCGCCTGCGGATGAATCGCAAGGACCAAGACAAGCAGGGCCCCGAGCGGCCCGATTCGCTTCCCGAGAACGTCGCCGACTTCGAGCTGTACCGATCGCTCGGTGGGGCCTGA
- a CDS encoding HNH endonuclease, with product MPRAPQKCLETGCRQPAKPGKSKCETHYVPWSVTSARNLARPKNAATLIRRARHRDRERCYVCGGPGRIVDHVIPIAEGGTWDLKNLACICEACHEIKSRKEAARGRARNR from the coding sequence ATGCCCCGAGCACCCCAGAAGTGCCTGGAGACCGGCTGTCGCCAGCCGGCCAAACCTGGCAAGTCCAAGTGCGAGACGCACTACGTGCCCTGGTCAGTGACCAGCGCCCGGAACCTGGCGCGGCCCAAGAACGCCGCGACCTTGATACGACGAGCCCGACACAGAGACCGAGAGCGCTGCTACGTCTGTGGCGGCCCCGGTCGGATCGTGGACCACGTCATCCCCATCGCCGAAGGCGGCACCTGGGACCTGAAGAACCTCGCCTGCATCTGCGAGGCATGCCACGAAATCAAGTCTCGGAAGGAGGCCGCGCGAGGGAGGGCGCGTAACCGATGA